The sequence below is a genomic window from Bernardetia sp..
AGATATTGATGTCGACTACGAACGCCTTATACATGAATATTACGAAAAACATTCAAAGGTAGAATTACAACCTTATGTTGGGCGTGAAGCAGCAGATTATAGCGAGGCTACTAAATATGATAACAAAACCATGTACGGTAGTAGATTCCTAAGAGGTGCAGAATTCTAGGAAGTGTAAAAAACTTATTGTACAGATACAAAAAACCTTGTTTCAGAAAAATGAAATAAGGTTTTTTTTGTGCAAATAACTTTGTACTTTGCGTAAAAAAAGCGTTTTGGAAAATCTACTCCTTATTTTTATTTGTCTGGTTCTAGGATTTGTTTTAAAACAGATTCCTTCCTTTCCAAAAGATTCCTACAAAGGAATAAATACTTACATTATTTGGGTGGCTTTGCCTTGCTTGGCTCTAGTTTATATTCCAAAGTTGGAGTTTTCCTTATCACTCATTTGGCTAGCTGCAATGGCTTGGGTAGTTTTTGGGTTAAGCATTCTGTTCTTTAGAGGACTTTCAACGTTATTTGGTTGGAATAGACAAATTGAAGGTTCTTTGGTATTGGCGTGTGGACTTTGTAATACTTCTTTTGTTGGTTTCCCCTTACTAGAATTTTTATATAATTCACAAGAACCTTTACAATACGCTATTGTATGTGACCAAGCTGGTTCATTTTTGGTGGTGGCAACAGTTGGTGTTATTGTGGCGATGAACTATGCTGGAGAAAAATCTTCATCAAAAATAATTTTAAAAAAACTCTTTTATTTCCCTCCTTTTATAGCTTTTTTGGTAGCTCTACTATTGATTCCATTTGAAGGAGTAGAACATATTAGCACAACATTGGAAGCAGTTTTGAAAACCCTAGCACAGCCACTTGTTGTTCTAGCTATTTTTTCTGTTGGGCTTCAAATAGAGTTTAATAAAGAAAACTTTAGTTTAATAAATCCTTTCTTTTTTGGCTTGCTTTACAAACTTTTTGTAGCTCCTTTAGCTATTTATGGTTTGTATTTGATTGTTTTTACAGAAAAAAATATGGCTTTCGACGTTGGGGTTTTAGAAGCTGCTATGGCTCCTATGGTAACAGGCGTTTTGCTTGCACAAGAATATGACCTCAATCCAAAATTAGGAGGCTTTTTGTTAGCGATTGGTATTCCAGTTTCTATTGGAAGTGTTTATTTATGGTTTTTATTTTTGAATAGTATTTAGAAAGGGTAAGCTAATTTAAGAGCTTCATTATTTCATTTTTTAGGAAGCTGAAAAAATTGAGAAAGCTAGACTTTATCCAAATCAAAATTATATATATAAAAGGAGCAAAAATACCTAGAGATAGAAGTGTCCCAAAATTAATATTATGGTCAAGCAAATAGATAAAATAAATACATCCAAAGGCAGACCCAACAAATGCAAAAACATCAAACGATAATGTGTTTTCTTCTGTCGTTTCTGTTTTCCTTGTTGCAGCTACTGAATGAGTTTTAATTTTTTCAAAATCTTCTTCTTTTTGGGAAACTACGATGTTTTGAGTTTGGGGTAGTTCTTTCAGCGTTTCATTCTGTCCACAGTGCGATTTACCAATATATTCCCAAGAGCTTAATAAAAATACAGATTTACAGCTTGCACAAATCACCACCTCATTATTTGCTGCGATAGCATCAAGAGAAATTGGGTCTATACGATTTTCAGATAAAAAATCAGCGTGTTTTATTTTTTCCAGTCTATGTATATGCAACATTGAATTATGATTGTGAGATGGTTTGACAATAGGTACGAGCTTTGATAAAAATAGGATTTACATTTCTACAAAGAAACTCTGAAGTTGTTTAAGAATGAAAAAATAACCGTCGTTGAGGCTCAAAATGCAGCACTCAACGAGGATAAACTTCCCTAAACGACGGTTCTAAACCTCGTTTACGGTTGAGAAAATACATTAGCTTCGCTCACTTTCAGGTCTTAAACAACTTTTCTAAGCATAAGTATTTACACCAAAATAAAAATTAAACTACACCTAAAAATTGCATTGGTACTGGTCTGACCTAATTGGAATAAGGTCAGTTTCGTAGAGCAAACCGATAAAATAAGGGCAAAACTATTACTAGCCGAATAGATTTAGGTTGTATAGATTTGCTAGGTTTTTGTGTGTAGTTTTATTTTGTAAATATGTTTTAAAAAAAGTTGCTTATTTTGTGGCATCTTTTGTTTTATAAATTGAACCTAATCTAAGTGTATGAATAAGTTATCTCAAATAGCTTTTGTGTTTTTATGTAGTTTTTTCAGTCTGATTTGTTTCTTTGGAGTAGCACAAACAGCATCCGATATTGAAAAAAATGCAGATGAAGGAAAGAAAAATGAACTCTCTGCTCGCCAAAGACAAGAACTTAAAAATCCGAATCGTAAACCTTTTACAGCAGTGATTGGAGCTATGCAAGTAGAGGTAGATTTATTTAAACTCAAAGTGCATCCCAAAAGAGATACCGTTATTATGGGAGTTACTTTTACAGTAGGCAAGATGCGTACTCGTGATGTAGTGGTGGTAAAATCGGGTATCGGAAAAGTAAATTCTGCTATGACAGCTGCCCTTTTATTAGAACATTTTAATCCAACAGAAGTAATTTTTACTGGAATTGCTGGAGGAATAGATGCAGAATTATTACCTGGGGATATTGTAGTAGGCGAACGAGCAGCCCAACACGATTTCGGACAACTTACCACCGAGGGCATAACTGTTTGGAAAACCTTTGACTACGACGAGACTTCAAACCCACTATTTTTTCCTTGTGATTCCTTACTCATAGCAAAAACACAAGAAGCAGGCGATAAAGCAAGAATAAAATTTATCAGAACCTACGATGCCAAGCGAAAACCAACCATCAACACAGGGACAATCGTTACAGGAGATGTTTTTGTAGCCTCTACACAATTCAAAAACCGTTT
It includes:
- a CDS encoding AEC family transporter; translation: MRKKSVLENLLLIFICLVLGFVLKQIPSFPKDSYKGINTYIIWVALPCLALVYIPKLEFSLSLIWLAAMAWVVFGLSILFFRGLSTLFGWNRQIEGSLVLACGLCNTSFVGFPLLEFLYNSQEPLQYAIVCDQAGSFLVVATVGVIVAMNYAGEKSSSKIILKKLFYFPPFIAFLVALLLIPFEGVEHISTTLEAVLKTLAQPLVVLAIFSVGLQIEFNKENFSLINPFFFGLLYKLFVAPLAIYGLYLIVFTEKNMAFDVGVLEAAMAPMVTGVLLAQEYDLNPKLGGFLLAIGIPVSIGSVYLWFLFLNSI
- a CDS encoding 5'-methylthioadenosine/adenosylhomocysteine nucleosidase; this encodes MNKLSQIAFVFLCSFFSLICFFGVAQTASDIEKNADEGKKNELSARQRQELKNPNRKPFTAVIGAMQVEVDLFKLKVHPKRDTVIMGVTFTVGKMRTRDVVVVKSGIGKVNSAMTAALLLEHFNPTEVIFTGIAGGIDAELLPGDIVVGERAAQHDFGQLTTEGITVWKTFDYDETSNPLFFPCDSLLIAKTQEAGDKARIKFIRTYDAKRKPTINTGTIVTGDVFVASTQFKNRLEKEFEAKAVEMEGGAVAQVCYQQGVPFVIIRSISDTADENAAKLYKKFLKVASFNAAHLVSELIFLLEKENKKINKTE